The following nucleotide sequence is from Calditrichota bacterium.
GTTGGAAAGATATGTCAGACGGTGATTTTAAAGATTTTTTGAATGATGTGACAACTCGCCGTAAAAAGGCATTTATGTCAAGGAGAAATCGTGAAACAAGCGTTGATTGACACGGACATAATTTCTTTTTTTCTGCGTAATCATAAAAATGTTGTCATGAAATTTGAGAAATATCTTGATGAATTTGAAAATGTAAACTTTAGCATCATCACATATTATGAGATTATTAGTGGCCTAAAATACAAAGATGCTCAAAAACAACTTGATGCTTTTTTAAAATTTTCTGAGTATAATTCAATTCTCCCAATTACAAAAGATTCTATAGAAATTTCAGCGGACATTTATACCGATTTAAGAAAAAAAGGTGCTTTGATAGATGATATTGATATATTGATTGCTGGAATAGCTTTGTCTAATACCTTGATACTTGTTACCCATAATACCAGTCATTTTGGGAAAATTGACGGCTTGGAAATAGAAGATTGGTATTAAATGAAATCTGCTCACATTTTCCGCATTCTTTTGATCATGTCTTCATTAAATCTTATCTATTTCAATTTCCAATC
It contains:
- a CDS encoding type II toxin-antitoxin system VapC family toxin, with amino-acid sequence MKQALIDTDIISFFLRNHKNVVMKFEKYLDEFENVNFSIITYYEIISGLKYKDAQKQLDAFLKFSEYNSILPITKDSIEISADIYTDLRKKGALIDDIDILIAGIALSNTLILVTHNTSHFGKIDGLEIEDWY